In the Anaerolineae bacterium genome, TAAAATAAGAGCTATCTTTTGATAGCCCTCCTGGGTAATCAGATTGTTTGTTTCACTACAAATGGGTTGTTTCAGGCAGTTCAGCCATCACCCGGTTGGGTTAGTTTAGGGCATTGGGTGAGAGCAGGCCCAACAAACCAATAGCCTCACGAGGCGACCTTACCGTTTACTCCGGTTCAATGGTAAACGTGAGCGGAAAGCCTTGCTGGCGGGCCAGGTATTGCGCTTTAAAAACCTTACTTTTAGCCTCTTCCAGAGGTAGGGTGGTTACGTAGGCGTTGCCCTGGGTGTGGGCCTCATAGGTTACATCAATGGCCCGGTTAGGGGACAATTCAAAAATATTTATCAGCACCGCAATGACAAATTCAAACGTGGTCACGTGATCATTGTGAATGATGACCCGGTAGGGACGCTCCAGTTCCTCTTCGTCCATCACCACAAACTCAATGTCAAGGTCGGTGGCGGTATCGGCGTCCGTGTCTGTATCCAATTTTGGCAAGAGACAACGCCTGGGCCTGACCATCGCGCTTAATTACCAGATTCTTCCGTGGCTTCTTCAACCGGCAGGTCGGGCGGCGACTGGCTCAGACGGGCCAGGGCCATCCGCGAAAGCACGTACACTTCGTTTTCATTCTGATCAAAAGCAACCTGGCCGGCGGTTTCGTAAGTCTCCAGGGCTTCCAGCACCCGGCCCTGCAACTCATACGCCTGCCCCAAAGTCAGCCAGGTTCGGCCAAACTCTTCATCAAGTTCCAGGGCGGCCAGAGCCTCTCGCTCGGCTTTTTCCGGCTGGTTCATCCGCAAATACAGTTGGGCGCGGGCCAGGTAAAACTCTTTAGGGTCGGTAATCAATTCCTGCGCCTGGGCAAATGTTTGGGCCGCTTCCTCTTCTTGACCCAAAGCTTCCAGCACCACTCCTTTAAAAATCAATAAACCTGAGTCGCCCGGCACTTTGGCCAGGCCATTTTCAAGCGCGGCCAGGGCCTCTAAATATTTTCCCTCTTCCACAAAAGAAGAGGCGTCGTTTTCTGCGTTAAGGCGGGCCACCGTTTCAGGAGAAGGGGCCAAAATAGTATTGAAGGCTATAATTACACCGCCAATAACTAACAGCCCCATGGCCAGGCCAATCACCACCCGCCGCCACAAACGCTGTTGTTGGGCCGCTACCATATCGTTGATATACCACCACCACTGTTCAGGTGGGGGAAGCGGGGCAGGTCGCTGCTTTCGCAAAGCCATAGGCCCGCCCAGCGCCTGCAAAAGAGGGGCGGCTTTCTTTTTTAGATGACCCTGAATGGCCTGGAATCGTCCCCGTTCAGGGCGTAAATCCAATCCGTTCGCTTCAAGCTGGTCAAGCCGGGCGACCACCCAATCCAGGTCACGTAATAACGCCAGGGCTTGGGCCGAGTCCATTGTTTTGATATTAAGGTGGCTTTCTTCCAGTTTATGCAGGTGTTCCCGCAGTTCATCCGCCGGGCCTAATTTTTTTTCTTGCAAATACCCTAACGTGTCGGATTTTGGCATTTATAAAACTCCAGCCCGGGTCATCATTTCTAAACTCATGCGGTTGTGGGTTTCGATGAGGGGTTCCAGAGCAAAGAGCAAAAATTGACCCTCTGCCACAATCACCCGCCCATTAATCACCGATAGCCAGACCTGGGTGGGGGCGCAGGTCAGTAAGGCCGCCACCGGATCGGCCAGACCGCCGGCATGGGCCAGGTCGTCTACCCGAAAGGCCACCAAATCCGCCGCCTTGCCCACGGCCAATGAGCCAATATCATCCCGCCGCAAAATGCTGGCCCCCCCCGTGGTAGCCAGGGCCAGGGCCTCGCGGGCCGAAAAACGGTCGGCTCTAGATTCAAAGCCGGGCCAGCCCACCCGTTGCAGCAACATCGCCTGGCGGGCTTCGCCCAGCATGTGGCCGCCGTCATTGCTGGCCGAACCATCCACGCCCAGGCCCACCCGCACGTTTTGATCAAGCAACTGGCGGATGGGGGCAATGCCGGAAGCCAAAATCATATTGCTGTTGGGGCAGTGACAC is a window encoding:
- a CDS encoding ATP-dependent Clp protease adaptor ClpS, translated to MVRPRRCLLPKLDTDTDADTATDLDIEFVVMDEEELERPYRVIIHNDHVTTFEFVIAVLINIFELSPNRAIDVTYEAHTQGNAYVTTLPLEEAKSKVFKAQYLARQQGFPLTFTIEPE
- a CDS encoding tetratricopeptide repeat protein — encoded protein: MPKSDTLGYLQEKKLGPADELREHLHKLEESHLNIKTMDSAQALALLRDLDWVVARLDQLEANGLDLRPERGRFQAIQGHLKKKAAPLLQALGGPMALRKQRPAPLPPPEQWWWYINDMVAAQQQRLWRRVVIGLAMGLLVIGGVIIAFNTILAPSPETVARLNAENDASSFVEEGKYLEALAALENGLAKVPGDSGLLIFKGVVLEALGQEEEAAQTFAQAQELITDPKEFYLARAQLYLRMNQPEKAEREALAALELDEEFGRTWLTLGQAYELQGRVLEALETYETAGQVAFDQNENEVYVLSRMALARLSQSPPDLPVEEATEESGN